The following nucleotide sequence is from Mycobacterium sp. Z3061.
TCGCGGTTCACTCAACTTCCTGTCGGCGCCGAGGGTCTCGCACGCAGCATTCGACGTACACCGACGGCAATCTGTGAGAATCTGTCACGCGATGCTCGACAGCCTGAACATGACGGGTAGTCGTCAGAGCGATCGACGGCAAGCCGATCGAGGATGTTTCGATGAATCGTGAGCACCTCTTACGTGCGACGGCAGACTTTCTGAGTCGTCGGCCCAATGCCAGCCAGGATGAGATTGCGGCTGCAGTGGGGGTGAGCCGGGCGACTTTGCATCGCCAGTTCGCCGGCCGCGAGGCCTTGCTGGAGGCGCTGGACGTACTGGCGATCACGACCCTGCGTGACGCCCTGCAATCCTCGCGGTGGCAGGAGGGTCCGCCGGTGGAGGGGCTGCGGCGACTGGTCGCTGCCTGCGAACCGGCGGCTGGTTACGTGGCTTTTCTCCACTCCCGAAACGAAGCTGCGGAGCGGCGGCAGTCCAGGGCGGGTTGGGATGAGATCAACGGTGAGATCGAGCGATTTTTTCTGCACGGCCAGCAAGCGGGCGCATTCCGGCCTGATGTGACCGCGGTCTGGCTTACCGAGGTCTTTTACAGCCTCGTTTCGGGGGCGAAGTGGTCGATCCAGCTCGGACGCGCTGCCAGCCGCGATTTCACCAGGATGATCACCGAGTTGATGCTGCACGGCGTACGAGCCGCGACCCGGGGCAATCTTCCCGCGCCATTGCCCGGCTTCGTCGGACGCGCCGCCGAACTCGCCGAACTGGACGACATGATCGCGGCCTCACGCCTGGTCACGCTGACTGGCATTGGCGGCATCGGCAAATCCACCCTGGCGTTGCAAGCCGCCCGTCAACGTGTTGCCGACTTCAGCGGTGGAGTGTGGTTGATCGAGCTCGGTGAGCTCAGCGACGGCGAGCCGTTGGCCGCCGTGGCCGCCGCAGCGCTGGGGGTTCGCGACTTGAGCGCCCGCCCGCTACTGGAGGTGATGGTCGAGGCGCTGGCCGACCGGGAGGCACTGCTGGTTCTCGATAACTGCGAGCTCGTTCTGGACGCGACTGTCCGGTTCGTCGAGACGCTCCTGGCAGGCTGTCCGAAGCTGCGGATTCTGGCGACCAGCCGAGAAATTCTCGACATCGACGGGGAATCGGTGCTGCCGGTCCCGCCTCTTCCCGTTCCCGACACCGATTCGGCCAGCCGGGAGCAGTTGGCTAGCTGTGACGCCGTGGCGTTGTTTCTCAAGCATGCCCGCGCCACCCAGCGCAGTTTTTCGCTCACCGAGCGCAATGCGCCAGCGGTGGCGCGTATCTGCAACCAGCTCGATGGACTGCCGTTGGCGATCGAACTGGCAGCCCCACTGCTGCGGACAATGTCCATCGAGCAGATCGCCGCCCGAATCTCCAGCCGATTCAAGCTGCTTTCCCACGGCAAGCGCGGGGCATCCGGCCGCCAACAGACCTTGAATTACTGCATCGCCTGGAGTTATCAGCGCTGCACCGAAGCCGAGCGGCAACTCTGGTCGGGGTTGTCGGTGTTCGCCGGCAGCTTCGAGCCGGCGGCTGTTCAACATGTCTGCGCCCCCGACACGTCCGAGGACAAGCTGCTCGAGATGCTCTGCACCTTGGTGGACAAATCCATCCTCATCCGCACACCGGCCGATGACGCGGTGTATTTTCGCCAGCTGGCAACCCTGCGCGAATACGGCCACAATCAGCTGAGCTCGGATGAGCAAGCCGAGCTGCGTCGCCGACATCTCGACTGGTATCACCGACTGGCCGCCGAACAAGCCGGCTTTGAATGGTATGGCGAGCACCAGGTCGTCTGGCTTCAACGCCTCCGACGCGAAACGTCGAACCTCCGCGCAGCCTTGCGATTTGCGCTGGACACCGCACCGTCGGTCGCCCTGGAGATGGCCACCCACCTGCGCGGCCTCTGGACTGCGATCGGCATGATGCAACAAGGGCGCCGCTGGATTGAGCAAGCCTTGGACGTCGTCTCCGCCGAACCTTCCCTAGCGCGCCTTGCGGCGGTCATCTCGGTTGCGGAAACAGCCGTCTTGCAAGTCGATATACCCACCCTGGCCGCACGGCAGGCCGAAGCTCGTCAACTGCTCACCAGCGTCACCGAGGAACGGGCCCTCGCTCACTTCACTGCCAACGAGGCAGCCCTCGCCCTGCTTCAGGGGCAACCACACTCGGCACAGACCCTGGCCGAACAGTCCCTGAACGGCACCACGTATGTACCCGTGCAGATCTACGCCTTGCTATTGATGATCGGGGCGTGCGCGGCCGCCGGTGATGCGCATACAGCGATCGCGCACGCCGAGCGCGGTCTTGCGCTATCGGAAGCCCACGGCCACGACATCGTCCTACGGACCTATCTGCTGGCGGCTCTCGGGCTGAGCCGTCTGGCGCTCGGTGAACTCGACCAGGCCGAGCAATGCGTGCGTGAGGGGCTGCAATTGGCTCGGATGATCAACGACAGCGTCACCTGCGCCACCTTCCTCGAGACGGCATCCTGGATTGCCGCGGCCAGACAGGATCCGCGGCGCGCCGCGGTGCTGATGGCCGCGGCTGCCGCCATCGGCCGCGCTGCCGGCGCTACCGGCGCCGTCTCGGCATACGTAGGGCCTTTCCATGAAGCCTGCGAACTCCAAGTGAGGGAGCAGCTCGCGCCTGCCGATTACCGGGCGGCGACCAATGAAGGCAGATTGCTGTCCCTCGACGATGCCGTCGCCATCGTCCTCGAGGAACTGGTGTAATTCAGCTGACCGCTAACCGCAGCCCAGTCGAATATTGCTGCGCAAGAACAGGTTTGATCAGTTCGCCGGCGCGGGGGTCATCGATCCGATGAAGTACGTTTCGCGGCCGGTGGGATAGCCACCGCCATTGGTGGCGATATGGACGTGGTCGTAATGGTTGGCCGTTTCGTTGCCCAGGTCGGCGGTCCAGCTTCCCGAGGCGGGGCCGAGGTAGATCTTCTGCCGCCAGATGACGTGGTCGATTCCCCAGCGTTTGGCGTTGGCCAGGGCCAGCCCCGCGATCTGATTGCCCAGCGCGATGCCTTCCGGGCTGTCATGGTTCGGGATCATCACGTCGATCGCCAGACCACTGGGGTGCCAGCGCAAGGCATCCTGCCGGAAGCCGCCGATGGTCTTGATCTCCGGGAACAGCAACTCGATGACCCGGGCCGCCCAGATGGTCTTGACCTGCAAGCCTCCCTCAGGGGCGATCCCGGCAGGTAGCGCCATCTGAAAGTCCTGGGCCGACATGGGCGCGTTGCCGGCCAACATCGCCGCCTCGGCCGCGCTCGCGGTCTGGGGGGCGGCGACCGACGGGGACGCCGTCGTGCTTGTCGCCGGCGGCGCCGCGACCAGAGGGCTGTCGGCGCAACAGGGCGTGCTCTGCTTGGTGTCCTGGGCGTAGATCATCCCGCCGGCCAGCACCAGCGAGGCCGCGATCGCCAACCAGCGGCCCCAGCCTTTCGCATCGGCGTCTTTGCCCACCTGGAGCACTCTAGTGTCGTGTGGGGCGGATGTGGCACTCTTCGCCAGGTTGTCGGCGTTTTCTCAGCTCACTCGCAGCTCAGTTCCGCCCCGGCAGTTTCATCACGGTGCGCACGATGGGCAACAGCGACTTCTGCCAGAGGGTCGAAGGAAGACCAAAGGGCGGATCGAGATTGAACACCCGCGCGGTCGCGATCGTCTGCGACTCAGTGTATTTCAGCAGGCCCTCGGGTCCGTGCCGGCGACCGACACCGGACTGGCCCATTCCGCCCATCGGTGCGCTGAGGCTGCCCCAGGCGAAGGCGTAACCCTCGTCGACGTTCACCGTTCCCGAACGCAACCGGGCGGCGATCTGTTGGCCTTCCGCCGGCGTGCGGGCCCACACGCTTGCGTTCAGCCCGTACTCGGTGTCATTGGCCTTCTCCACTGCTTCATCGACGTCGGCCACCGGGTAAATCGAGACCAGCGGCCCGAACGTCTCGTTGGCCGCGCATTCCATCTCCGGGGTGACGTCGGTGAGCACCGTCGGCTCATAGAACAGGGGGCCGACGTCGGGCCGGGCCTTGCCACCCGCGATCACCTTGGCGCCCTTGGACGTTGCGTCCTTCACGTGCTCCGAAACGGTCTCGAGCTGGCCTTCGGAGATCAGGCTGCCCATGTCGACCGAGAAGTCGTAGGCGGTGCCGAGCTTCATGTTGCGCACGGCGTCACCGAACTTGCGGGTGAACTCGTCGGCGATGTCCTTTTCGACGTAGATCCGCTCGATGGAGATGCAGAGCTGGCCGGCGTTGGAGAAACACGCACGGGTGGCCGCCTTGGCCGCCTTGTCCAGGTTCGCGCCCCGGGTGACGATCATGGCGTTCTTGCCGCCGAGTTCGGCGGAGAAACCGATGAGACGGCGGCCGGCCTGCTCGGCGAGGTGGCTGCCGGTCTGG
It contains:
- a CDS encoding TetR family transcriptional regulator, whose translation is MNREHLLRATADFLSRRPNASQDEIAAAVGVSRATLHRQFAGREALLEALDVLAITTLRDALQSSRWQEGPPVEGLRRLVAACEPAAGYVAFLHSRNEAAERRQSRAGWDEINGEIERFFLHGQQAGAFRPDVTAVWLTEVFYSLVSGAKWSIQLGRAASRDFTRMITELMLHGVRAATRGNLPAPLPGFVGRAAELAELDDMIAASRLVTLTGIGGIGKSTLALQAARQRVADFSGGVWLIELGELSDGEPLAAVAAAALGVRDLSARPLLEVMVEALADREALLVLDNCELVLDATVRFVETLLAGCPKLRILATSREILDIDGESVLPVPPLPVPDTDSASREQLASCDAVALFLKHARATQRSFSLTERNAPAVARICNQLDGLPLAIELAAPLLRTMSIEQIAARISSRFKLLSHGKRGASGRQQTLNYCIAWSYQRCTEAERQLWSGLSVFAGSFEPAAVQHVCAPDTSEDKLLEMLCTLVDKSILIRTPADDAVYFRQLATLREYGHNQLSSDEQAELRRRHLDWYHRLAAEQAGFEWYGEHQVVWLQRLRRETSNLRAALRFALDTAPSVALEMATHLRGLWTAIGMMQQGRRWIEQALDVVSAEPSLARLAAVISVAETAVLQVDIPTLAARQAEARQLLTSVTEERALAHFTANEAALALLQGQPHSAQTLAEQSLNGTTYVPVQIYALLLMIGACAAAGDAHTAIAHAERGLALSEAHGHDIVLRTYLLAALGLSRLALGELDQAEQCVREGLQLARMINDSVTCATFLETASWIAAARQDPRRAAVLMAAAAAIGRAAGATGAVSAYVGPFHEACELQVREQLAPADYRAATNEGRLLSLDDAVAIVLEELV
- a CDS encoding succinic semialdehyde dehydrogenase, yielding MPAPSAEVFDRLRQLAAIKDIAERPTKTIDEVFTGKPLTTIPVGTADDVAAAFAQARAAQVEWARRPVAERIEIIRRYRDLVIENREFLMDLLQAEAGKARWAAQEEIVDLMANANYYVRVTAKLLKPHNVQALLPAIGKTTVGYQPKGVVGVISPWNYPMTLTASDSVPALLAGNAVVLKPDSQTPYCALACAELLYRAGLPRALYAIVPGPGSVVGTAITENCDYLMFTGSSQTGSHLAEQAGRRLIGFSAELGGKNAMIVTRGANLDKAAKAATRACFSNAGQLCISIERIYVEKDIADEFTRKFGDAVRNMKLGTAYDFSVDMGSLISEGQLETVSEHVKDATSKGAKVIAGGKARPDVGPLFYEPTVLTDVTPEMECAANETFGPLVSIYPVADVDEAVEKANDTEYGLNASVWARTPAEGQQIAARLRSGTVNVDEGYAFAWGSLSAPMGGMGQSGVGRRHGPEGLLKYTESQTIATARVFNLDPPFGLPSTLWQKSLLPIVRTVMKLPGRN
- a CDS encoding glycoside hydrolase, whose translation is MGKDADAKGWGRWLAIAASLVLAGGMIYAQDTKQSTPCCADSPLVAAPPATSTTASPSVAAPQTASAAEAAMLAGNAPMSAQDFQMALPAGIAPEGGLQVKTIWAARVIELLFPEIKTIGGFRQDALRWHPSGLAIDVMIPNHDSPEGIALGNQIAGLALANAKRWGIDHVIWRQKIYLGPASGSWTADLGNETANHYDHVHIATNGGGYPTGRETYFIGSMTPAPAN